Proteins found in one Candidatus Brocadia sp. genomic segment:
- a CDS encoding flagellar basal body P-ring protein FlgI: MNSVFKYRATIFIIVVLLFMTPLCKFTQAAVRTKDIAYIQGVRDNQLYGYGLVIGLQGTGDSQIFRVTRQLAVNIFEKLGVLLSESDFLSKNIAAVMVTVNIPAFARPGDKLDVVVSSLGDAKSLEGGVLLQTALQGADNEVYAVAQGPLSIGGYNVEGQAQSLRKNISTTAYISNGAIVEKEIHSSILYGKSLSVVLRDPDFTTANRLVEVINNLYPNAARAIDAAVVDIIPPKDFQSEDSIIRFVANIEELYVKPDSIARVIINERTGTIVAGENVRISTVAIAHGNLSITINERPEVSQPGPLSSGQTTVVPRTDIQVIEEEKKLNVIQEGVTISDVARALNVLGVTPRDLISIFQTIKRAGALHAELIIM; this comes from the coding sequence ATGAATTCAGTTTTTAAATACCGCGCAACAATCTTTATCATTGTAGTCCTTTTGTTTATGACACCGCTTTGTAAATTTACTCAAGCGGCTGTCCGAACTAAAGACATTGCCTACATTCAGGGCGTTCGTGATAACCAGCTTTATGGATACGGCCTTGTCATAGGACTTCAGGGAACCGGAGATAGCCAGATATTCAGGGTCACAAGACAACTGGCCGTAAATATTTTTGAAAAGCTTGGAGTGTTACTATCGGAATCAGATTTTCTGTCTAAAAACATTGCGGCAGTTATGGTCACTGTCAACATTCCTGCTTTTGCAAGACCAGGCGATAAACTCGATGTTGTCGTTTCTTCCCTTGGTGATGCCAAAAGCCTCGAAGGGGGTGTCTTACTCCAAACTGCTTTACAAGGAGCAGACAATGAAGTATATGCAGTAGCACAGGGACCTTTATCCATCGGCGGCTATAACGTGGAAGGGCAAGCTCAATCTCTCCGCAAAAATATATCTACAACTGCATACATCTCAAATGGCGCCATCGTGGAAAAAGAGATCCATTCTTCTATTTTATATGGCAAGTCGTTAAGCGTTGTCTTACGCGACCCTGATTTTACAACAGCAAATCGTTTGGTAGAAGTAATTAATAATCTCTATCCAAATGCTGCAAGAGCAATAGACGCAGCAGTTGTGGATATAATACCTCCGAAAGATTTCCAATCAGAGGATTCCATTATACGATTTGTGGCAAATATCGAAGAGTTGTACGTTAAGCCGGACAGTATTGCCAGGGTCATTATCAACGAACGTACAGGAACAATCGTTGCCGGTGAAAATGTCCGAATATCGACGGTTGCCATTGCGCATGGGAATTTAAGTATCACCATCAATGAAAGACCAGAGGTTTCACAACCTGGCCCATTGTCATCCGGTCAAACAACCGTAGTACCCAGAACAGATATTCAAGTGATCGAAGAGGAAAAGAAACTAAACGTAATTCAGGAGGGGGTAACAATATCTGATGTCGCACGGGCCCTTAATGTGTTAGGAGTAACACCAAGAGATTTGATCTCTATATTCCAGACAATTAAACGGGCGGGCGCCCTTCATGCAGAACTTATTATCATGTAA
- a CDS encoding flagellar protein FlgN, with translation MNTLLDKLTDTIDRLSIVYDKLLETAKTKQHCLISGNIEELEMLLYQEKNQAEIAQFLEEKRQNIIIRYCKENNVRGKNVTMRSLMNNMDNLHRERTGSLLNKLTQSIKQLQKVNQTNTTLTHYSLEITEDIIKIFCPPAFQYPIYHPTGKIQEHELPMVLIDTEI, from the coding sequence ATGAATACCTTATTAGACAAATTAACTGATACGATTGACCGATTATCTATCGTTTACGATAAATTGCTTGAAACTGCAAAAACAAAACAGCACTGCCTGATATCGGGAAATATTGAAGAACTGGAAATGCTTCTCTATCAGGAAAAAAATCAGGCCGAAATTGCCCAGTTCCTCGAAGAAAAAAGGCAGAATATCATAATCAGATATTGCAAAGAAAACAATGTGCGGGGAAAAAATGTTACCATGAGATCATTGATGAATAACATGGATAATTTGCATAGGGAGAGGACCGGCAGCCTGCTAAACAAATTAACACAGTCAATAAAGCAATTACAGAAGGTAAACCAGACCAATACGACCCTCACTCATTATTCACTTGAGATTACTGAAGATATTATAAAAATATTTTGCCCCCCTGCATTTCAATACCCGATATACCACCCTACGGGAAAAATTCAGGAACATGAGCTGCCTATGGTTTTAATTGATACAGAAATATAA
- the flgK gene encoding flagellar hook-associated protein FlgK, producing MSSDLQIGLSGILAAQRAMLVTAHNISNSNTKGYTRQSTVMATKLPMMTTAGTIGQGVEIVKIIRHKDDYLNSRLRDISSSLGNASIQSQYLRELETVFNETSEASLNNALASFFRGINDLSQNVQNISSRATLLEKANTLTDTFHRTVNELNQMKIFVKQSIDSKISDANNLTANIASINKQISALKVKGIESNDLLDKREALLLDLSKLINITVITQDNGIVNVATSGGTLVSGTSSTSISSEVDASGTINIVNSRSTNSKYAFKSGEIKGLQSFYNETIVDYDDKLDTLASGLIKDINRIHSEGVGLSGEFASMLSTNTVSSTAAALDSAGLDITPDSGDIYITVINTSTGEVTKNKISVDVTTDSLTDLQTSIDGLANISASIVDNKLLIKADSGYKYNFSYALDPNPGSLGSSTVSVSGIYSGQSNDVYTFTALGTGTIGSTAGLQIEVKNSSGAVIATLDVGSNYTPGNIINVANGVSLSLSGDAITASDTLSLDVISDSDTTDLLAALGINTFFSGSDASDITVNSDISKDVSLIAASTGEVGNNTNALRLAALQDDASAIDNTTFADYLHQIASSLGEEASNAYKSEESFTALETSLGNRRDEVSGVSTDEELVNLIRFQQAYQASAKYISIVDGLVERLLSSFG from the coding sequence ATGTCTTCGGATTTACAAATTGGTTTAAGTGGTATATTAGCTGCTCAACGTGCCATGTTGGTCACAGCCCACAATATTTCGAACTCAAATACAAAAGGTTATACAAGACAGTCAACCGTCATGGCAACAAAACTCCCCATGATGACAACTGCAGGCACCATTGGACAGGGCGTAGAGATTGTAAAGATAATCAGGCATAAAGATGACTACCTCAACAGCCGTTTGAGAGATATTTCATCATCCCTTGGCAATGCATCTATACAAAGTCAGTATCTCAGAGAACTGGAAACCGTTTTTAATGAAACTTCTGAAGCCAGCTTAAATAACGCATTGGCGTCTTTTTTTAGAGGCATAAATGACCTTTCACAAAATGTGCAAAATATAAGTTCCCGCGCAACCCTTTTAGAAAAGGCCAATACACTGACCGATACCTTTCATAGAACCGTAAATGAACTGAATCAGATGAAAATATTTGTCAAGCAAAGTATAGATAGCAAAATATCGGATGCCAACAATCTGACCGCAAACATTGCGAGTATAAACAAACAAATCTCTGCCTTGAAAGTAAAAGGCATTGAGTCCAACGACCTATTAGATAAAAGAGAGGCGTTGTTGCTTGATCTCAGCAAGTTGATCAACATCACTGTTATTACCCAGGATAATGGAATAGTGAATGTCGCGACATCGGGCGGGACTTTAGTATCAGGTACAAGTTCCACAAGCATCTCTTCTGAGGTCGATGCATCCGGAACCATTAATATCGTAAATTCCAGGAGTACAAATTCAAAATATGCCTTCAAAAGCGGGGAAATAAAAGGATTGCAAAGCTTTTATAATGAAACTATTGTGGATTACGATGATAAACTCGATACACTGGCATCTGGTCTTATAAAAGATATCAATCGCATTCATAGCGAGGGCGTAGGACTGTCTGGTGAATTTGCCAGTATGCTGTCAACCAACACAGTATCAAGTACCGCCGCGGCGTTAGATTCAGCCGGGCTGGATATTACACCCGATTCAGGAGATATTTATATTACGGTAATCAATACAAGCACTGGAGAAGTAACAAAGAACAAAATTTCTGTGGATGTTACAACAGATTCCCTTACTGACCTCCAGACCTCCATAGACGGTCTTGCAAACATTTCAGCATCCATCGTGGACAACAAGCTTCTCATCAAAGCCGATTCTGGTTACAAATACAATTTTTCGTATGCCTTAGACCCAAATCCTGGGTCACTGGGAAGCTCCACGGTTTCCGTTTCAGGTATTTACTCAGGACAATCTAACGATGTATATACTTTTACCGCCCTGGGTACCGGCACAATCGGGAGCACTGCGGGACTCCAGATTGAGGTGAAGAACAGCAGTGGAGCGGTTATAGCAACACTCGACGTAGGCAGTAATTACACACCAGGAAATATAATCAATGTCGCAAATGGAGTCTCTCTCTCTCTTTCTGGCGATGCAATCACTGCAAGCGATACACTTTCATTAGACGTTATAAGCGATTCAGATACAACCGATTTACTGGCCGCGTTAGGAATAAATACTTTCTTCAGTGGATCCGATGCCTCTGATATAACCGTAAATTCTGATATTAGTAAAGATGTATCGTTGATTGCTGCTTCGACAGGCGAGGTAGGAAATAACACAAATGCGTTGCGTTTAGCCGCATTACAGGATGACGCCAGTGCTATCGATAATACGACATTTGCTGATTATCTGCACCAGATTGCATCGTCATTGGGAGAGGAAGCCAGCAATGCCTATAAATCTGAAGAAAGTTTTACCGCTTTAGAAACAAGTCTGGGAAATCGCAGGGATGAGGTATCAGGCGTCTCCACCGACGAAGAATTGGTCAACCTGATAAGGTTTCAACAGGCTTATCAAGCCTCTGCAAAATATATCTCCATCGTTGACGGGCTTGTTGAAAGATTATTGAGTTCCTTTGGCTAA
- the flgL gene encoding flagellar hook-associated protein 3: protein MSFRIAQESMNRTTLSNINLNFKKMQEIQEKLSSGKQINRPSDNPSGTRKILGLKTEEIQFQQYSDNTEIAKEQINYTFNTLESIQEILAQVKELTMQATNDTLGQSERRIIASELNELLESVLQFSNMDNDGQYIFSGTKTSTIPFSAMRDGNGKISSISYVGNNEEIKYQIGPNTYIQVNIAGGTFFQNNGVFSTLISLRDALESSTFDSSAFLDLRSTLDTTTSTLLSEITKFGAKSSRLELTAHSLENSRIALKELISYTEDADIASLIMELKHQENILQSSLETGARIIQPTLLDFLR from the coding sequence ATGTCATTCAGAATAGCTCAGGAAAGTATGAACAGAACTACTCTTTCTAACATAAATCTCAACTTTAAAAAAATGCAGGAAATACAGGAAAAGCTGTCGAGCGGAAAACAAATAAACCGCCCCTCAGACAATCCTTCGGGTACACGTAAAATCCTTGGATTAAAGACAGAAGAAATTCAATTCCAACAATATTCAGATAATACTGAGATTGCTAAAGAGCAAATAAACTATACATTCAATACCCTTGAGAGCATTCAGGAAATCCTGGCTCAAGTAAAGGAACTGACCATGCAAGCTACGAACGACACACTTGGGCAATCCGAAAGAAGGATCATCGCCAGTGAGTTGAATGAATTGTTGGAATCTGTTCTGCAATTCTCAAACATGGATAACGATGGTCAATATATATTCTCAGGCACCAAAACTTCCACAATCCCCTTTTCAGCTATGCGCGATGGCAACGGCAAAATATCCTCAATATCTTATGTAGGTAACAATGAAGAAATTAAATACCAAATAGGTCCAAATACGTACATACAAGTGAACATAGCCGGTGGAACATTCTTTCAAAATAACGGTGTTTTCTCGACCTTAATCTCGTTAAGAGATGCGCTCGAATCAAGTACCTTTGATTCTTCCGCTTTTCTTGATCTGAGAAGTACTTTGGACACCACAACAAGCACTTTATTATCAGAGATTACCAAGTTCGGAGCAAAGTCAAGCAGGTTGGAATTGACTGCACACAGCCTTGAAAACTCCCGAATAGCATTGAAAGAATTAATATCATACACTGAAGATGCTGATATAGCGTCTTTGATTATGGAATTGAAGCATCAGGAAAACATCCTGCAATCCTCGCTGGAAACAGGCGCACGGATTATTCAACCCACCCTTCTTGATTTTTTGCGATAA
- a CDS encoding flagellar assembly protein FliW yields MLKMEDRQLKNSNTLNLSTEKFGNLRIEKENIITFESGLLGFEDLKQFVIVDIEECLPFEWLVSIKDPLIAFPILNPMPFFSDYNPIKSIGDLSSLGIKDTKNVEIFCTVTLGNSPSNVTMNLKGPIIINMKNKKGKQFIVTEDYYSLHHPLVRT; encoded by the coding sequence ATGTTAAAAATGGAAGACAGACAACTAAAAAACAGCAATACACTGAATTTATCAACAGAAAAATTTGGTAATTTACGCATCGAAAAAGAAAACATTATAACGTTTGAAAGTGGTCTGCTGGGATTTGAAGATTTGAAGCAATTTGTTATCGTTGATATCGAAGAATGCCTTCCCTTCGAATGGCTGGTTTCGATAAAAGACCCTCTCATTGCTTTTCCAATCCTGAATCCCATGCCCTTTTTTTCCGACTATAATCCGATAAAGTCCATAGGTGACCTGTCATCACTAGGCATCAAGGATACAAAAAACGTTGAAATATTTTGTACGGTCACCTTAGGGAATAGTCCATCAAACGTTACCATGAATCTCAAAGGCCCTATAATTATCAACATGAAAAATAAAAAAGGAAAACAATTTATAGTAACTGAAGACTATTATAGTTTACATCATCCACTTGTTCGAACTTAA
- the csrA gene encoding carbon storage regulator CsrA — MLILTRKLGESITIGDEIKVTIVDCQGKQVKLGIIAPKHIKVHREEIFEKIQEENKKAASVSKHAIAEIAQKLRENPKQTNSKEKEPVSSL, encoded by the coding sequence GTGTTAATACTGACAAGGAAGTTAGGAGAAAGCATTACCATAGGCGATGAGATAAAAGTTACTATTGTAGACTGTCAGGGTAAACAGGTCAAACTGGGTATCATTGCACCGAAACATATTAAGGTTCACCGAGAAGAAATATTTGAAAAGATCCAGGAAGAAAACAAAAAGGCAGCCTCGGTATCCAAACATGCCATAGCTGAAATTGCTCAAAAGTTACGGGAGAACCCTAAACAAACAAATTCAAAGGAAAAAGAACCAGTTTCTTCTCTATAA
- a CDS encoding tetratricopeptide repeat protein: MLNLMKNNSLQTVPISGNHKDNHTNFETNLTLANANIEKGNWEEAYSYLKTAVEMNPDYSQGYNHLGIFFARKKNYTEAINNFKKALQVDFSLTEAHYNLAVLYMERKEYNMALSHFKEVVLANPGDHETYYLMGLCCIHNNLENEAESFLSESHRLKPESIPTAISLCKLLIKKSNYTKAKNILLQILMNDSSLPEVNLLLGIINKIQKKYIKALHYFREALLKDKNNTEAYNLLGECCVESGMDKQAETFFAMAIKLDNSYLEAFYNLGNLYYKQEKYGDAIFTLEEFMKNKEAADSINSLWSETTRTDNDKVVPLYNLLGHCYKMAKNHLKARTIWEKSLAIQSQQQDIKAFLADLPQPLHKRISLTID; the protein is encoded by the coding sequence ATGCTAAATTTAATGAAAAATAATTCATTACAAACTGTACCCATCAGCGGGAACCATAAAGACAATCATACCAATTTTGAAACCAACTTAACACTCGCAAATGCAAACATTGAAAAAGGCAACTGGGAGGAGGCTTATTCGTATCTAAAGACGGCAGTCGAAATGAACCCTGATTATTCACAAGGATACAATCACCTTGGTATTTTTTTTGCCAGAAAAAAAAACTATACAGAGGCAATTAACAACTTCAAAAAAGCATTACAAGTGGATTTTTCCTTGACAGAAGCACATTACAATCTTGCCGTTTTGTATATGGAACGCAAAGAATACAATATGGCACTTTCACATTTTAAAGAGGTTGTACTTGCGAATCCCGGCGACCATGAAACTTACTACCTCATGGGATTGTGCTGCATCCATAATAATCTGGAGAATGAAGCTGAATCCTTCCTTTCTGAGTCTCACAGGTTAAAGCCGGAATCCATACCGACAGCCATATCCCTTTGTAAACTCCTCATAAAGAAAAGTAATTATACAAAGGCTAAAAACATACTTTTGCAGATCCTTATGAATGATTCTTCGCTTCCCGAAGTGAATCTTCTGCTCGGTATCATCAATAAAATTCAAAAAAAGTATATCAAAGCACTGCACTATTTCAGAGAAGCGTTGCTCAAAGACAAAAACAACACTGAGGCGTATAACCTGCTGGGCGAGTGCTGCGTGGAGTCGGGTATGGATAAACAGGCGGAAACCTTCTTCGCAATGGCTATTAAACTTGACAACTCATACCTGGAGGCATTTTACAACCTTGGAAATCTTTATTACAAGCAGGAAAAATATGGAGATGCCATTTTCACCCTGGAAGAATTTATGAAAAACAAAGAGGCGGCTGACAGTATCAACTCACTGTGGTCAGAAACCACCCGGACAGATAATGACAAAGTAGTACCCCTCTATAATTTACTGGGACATTGTTATAAAATGGCTAAAAACCACCTTAAAGCGCGGACCATCTGGGAAAAGTCATTAGCAATACAATCCCAGCAACAAGACATAAAAGCCTTTTTAGCCGATTTGCCACAACCATTACATAAACGGATTAGCCTTACAATTGATTAA
- a CDS encoding thiamine pyrophosphate-dependent dehydrogenase E1 component subunit alpha encodes MNNQIHKLTEKFYGSLYRIRRVEEEIARIYHTDKIKSPVHLSIGQEAISVGVCEALRPDDTVFGTYRGHAMYLAKGGNLKKMIAELYGKSTGCSKGKGGSMHLIDIARGVMGTSAIVGTTIPLSVGYAYALKYKKSDSIVVSFFGDGAVDEGAFHESMNFATLKRLPILFICENNLYAIHSHHLRRRHSDNIYERARTYGMRAERIDDGDIFKIYEFTNNYVKQSMLGNIMPVFLECITYRWKEHVGPNDDFHLGYRTKDEAEYWIQNDQLKKLKSFLDTDISTKIESEIELEIKDAFEFAEESHFPEANELYTDLFKDSKCNGF; translated from the coding sequence ATGAATAATCAAATTCACAAGTTAACAGAGAAGTTTTATGGTTCATTGTACCGGATCCGCAGGGTTGAAGAAGAAATTGCGAGGATTTATCATACGGACAAAATTAAAAGCCCGGTTCATTTATCAATTGGTCAGGAAGCCATTTCGGTGGGTGTTTGCGAAGCACTAAGACCGGATGACACAGTCTTTGGAACTTACAGAGGTCATGCAATGTATCTTGCTAAGGGTGGAAATCTGAAGAAGATGATTGCAGAACTTTATGGGAAATCGACTGGCTGTTCAAAAGGTAAGGGCGGATCAATGCACCTCATCGATATCGCCAGGGGAGTCATGGGCACTTCCGCAATCGTTGGTACAACAATCCCCCTTTCCGTTGGTTATGCCTATGCACTAAAGTACAAAAAGTCAGATTCCATAGTCGTAAGCTTTTTTGGTGACGGTGCAGTTGATGAGGGGGCATTCCATGAAAGTATGAATTTCGCCACCTTGAAAAGATTACCGATATTGTTTATCTGTGAAAACAACCTCTATGCAATACATTCTCATCATTTACGACGGCGGCATTCTGATAATATCTACGAGCGGGCACGGACTTATGGCATGAGGGCAGAGCGGATTGATGATGGTGATATATTCAAAATATACGAATTTACCAATAATTATGTCAAACAGAGTATGCTGGGAAACATAATGCCTGTATTTCTTGAATGCATCACGTATCGATGGAAAGAGCATGTTGGCCCTAACGATGATTTCCATTTAGGATACAGAACCAAAGACGAAGCTGAATATTGGATACAAAATGACCAGCTAAAAAAATTGAAATCATTTTTAGATACTGATATTTCAACCAAAATCGAATCCGAAATTGAGCTGGAGATTAAAGACGCCTTTGAATTTGCTGAGGAAAGCCATTTCCCTGAAGCAAACGAACTTTATACTGATCTTTTTAAGGACTCAAAATGCAACGGATTTTGA
- a CDS encoding alpha-ketoacid dehydrogenase subunit beta, which translates to MQRILSYPEAIKEAIEQEMTQNPSVIVLGQGIDDPKGTLGTTKGLVDKFGTERVFDTPLAEDGMTGVAIGAALAGLRPIHTHIRMDFVLLAMNQLINMAAKMRYMFGGEVFIPMVVRSIIGKSWGQGAQHSQSIYPLLMNIPGLKIFAPSTPYDAKGCLTQGIRDDNPVLFIEHRLLYYQRGYVPTGNYTVPFGKARILANGEDITLVGISQMAIECLRARQYLKEIHIEAEVIDPVSLSPLDINTILDSALKTKRLMVIDNAWMTCGAGAEIITQLIERNLPRDVVLKRMGFASVPCPTTPSLERYFYPDAKTIALNAYQMLFSGKKTWQPRTELQIEEVEFKGPF; encoded by the coding sequence ATGCAACGGATTTTGAGTTATCCAGAAGCAATAAAGGAAGCTATTGAGCAGGAAATGACTCAAAACCCTTCAGTAATTGTTCTGGGACAAGGCATAGATGACCCTAAAGGCACCTTGGGAACCACAAAGGGACTTGTAGACAAATTTGGCACTGAAAGAGTCTTTGATACCCCCCTGGCTGAAGATGGTATGACAGGAGTTGCCATAGGTGCAGCCCTCGCTGGCCTAAGGCCGATACATACTCATATAAGAATGGATTTTGTATTGTTAGCTATGAACCAGCTTATTAATATGGCAGCAAAAATGCGGTATATGTTTGGCGGAGAAGTATTCATTCCCATGGTTGTTCGCTCTATCATTGGTAAGAGTTGGGGACAAGGGGCTCAACATTCACAGAGTATTTATCCGTTGCTTATGAATATTCCCGGACTCAAAATATTTGCCCCTTCAACACCATATGATGCAAAAGGATGTTTGACACAGGGCATTCGAGACGATAACCCGGTCCTTTTTATAGAACATAGGCTCCTTTATTATCAACGTGGTTATGTACCAACCGGGAACTATACCGTACCTTTCGGGAAAGCAAGGATTCTTGCTAATGGAGAAGACATCACCCTGGTTGGAATTTCACAAATGGCTATTGAATGTTTGAGGGCACGTCAATACTTGAAAGAAATTCATATAGAGGCGGAGGTCATAGACCCGGTATCCCTTAGCCCTTTGGATATAAATACAATTCTAGATTCAGCATTAAAAACAAAGAGGCTCATGGTAATAGACAATGCATGGATGACGTGCGGGGCTGGCGCAGAGATAATTACCCAACTTATTGAAAGAAATCTACCCAGAGATGTGGTACTTAAGAGAATGGGGTTTGCGTCTGTACCGTGTCCAACAACACCATCACTTGAACGATATTTTTATCCCGATGCAAAAACAATCGCACTGAATGCGTACCAGATGCTATTTTCGGGCAAAAAGACATGGCAACCTCGTACTGAATTACAAATCGAGGAAGTAGAGTTCAAGGGGCCATTTTGA
- a CDS encoding SDR family oxidoreductase: MKILITGITGFVGSHLAEYVLNLKEGHEIYGLCRWRSPKDNLATIYNNIKMVEADLCDLSGLLRHFKTIKPDIIFHLAAQSYVLTSFNTPVQTLWTNVIGTANLLEAVRLSEINPVIHICSSSEVYGQVSEEEVPIKESCPFRPASPYAVSKVGEDMIAYQYWVSYKIKTIRTRMFTHTGPRRGDVFAMSFFGKQIAAAELGLREPVIHVGNLKSVRTFCDVRDAVKAYWLLVNKCNPGEVYNIGGDTILTIGDALEKMLSFSGKKCEVKVDLNLLRPSDVTLQIPSTEKFRKETGWKPEIPLEKTLKDILDYWRYELSRCPWKALTVEK; the protein is encoded by the coding sequence ATGAAAATTTTGATTACAGGCATAACTGGCTTTGTAGGCAGTCATCTTGCTGAATACGTCCTTAATTTGAAAGAGGGACACGAAATTTATGGCCTGTGCAGGTGGAGAAGCCCGAAAGATAATCTGGCTACGATTTATAACAACATAAAGATGGTTGAGGCTGACCTTTGTGACCTGAGTGGTCTGTTACGACATTTTAAGACCATCAAGCCCGACATCATCTTTCATCTGGCAGCACAAAGTTACGTCCTGACCAGCTTCAATACCCCTGTACAGACCCTCTGGACAAACGTCATTGGCACGGCAAATCTGCTTGAGGCCGTTCGCCTTTCTGAAATTAATCCTGTTATCCATATTTGTTCCTCCTCTGAGGTCTATGGGCAGGTTTCAGAGGAAGAAGTCCCCATTAAGGAATCCTGCCCCTTTAGACCTGCCTCTCCCTATGCCGTAAGTAAGGTAGGCGAGGACATGATTGCTTATCAATACTGGGTTTCTTACAAGATTAAAACTATTCGGACAAGGATGTTTACCCATACTGGCCCCAGGCGAGGCGATGTCTTTGCAATGTCGTTTTTTGGGAAACAAATTGCCGCCGCTGAATTGGGTCTCAGAGAACCTGTTATACACGTAGGTAACTTGAAATCTGTCAGAACCTTCTGTGACGTAAGAGATGCTGTAAAGGCTTACTGGCTTTTAGTGAACAAATGTAACCCCGGAGAGGTGTATAATATCGGCGGTGATACAATACTGACAATTGGGGATGCATTGGAAAAGATGCTCTCATTTTCAGGGAAAAAATGTGAAGTAAAGGTTGATCTTAACCTTTTGAGACCTTCGGACGTAACACTTCAGATCCCATCTACTGAAAAATTCAGAAAAGAAACTGGATGGAAGCCTGAGATACCGCTTGAAAAGACACTCAAAGACATATTGGATTACTGGAGATATGAACTTTCCCGCTGCCCATGGAAGGCACTTACTGTTGAAAAATAG
- a CDS encoding NAD-dependent epimerase/dehydratase family protein, whose protein sequence is MYKGKKVLVAGGTGLIGIPVVKMLIERGARVRIVSLDDPALAHQEAEFIRGNLTNWEFCNRVVKGMDYVFNLAGTKGAVSTGKARAASFFVPHLIFNTLLMEAARVWDVERYLYTSTIGIYPSANEPKKEGIAWNGPPHHTNLFAGWAKKMGELQAESYKIEFGWSNIAIVRPANVYGPFDYFDPSSAMVVPSLIRRAVKKEDPFTVWGDGSAVRDFVFADDVAEGILLAFEKAADCTPINLGSGMGVTIKELVDIISSYIPGLNVRWDTSKPVGEYMRVLDITRARGKIGYNPRVSLKDGIAKTIEWYRENMNKLPQHYNVFHKKALIA, encoded by the coding sequence ATGTATAAGGGGAAAAAAGTACTTGTAGCCGGCGGAACTGGTTTGATTGGCATACCTGTTGTGAAAATGCTCATTGAGCGTGGAGCGAGGGTGAGAATTGTCTCCTTAGACGATCCAGCACTGGCTCATCAGGAAGCGGAATTCATCAGGGGAAATTTAACGAACTGGGAGTTTTGTAATAGGGTAGTAAAAGGAATGGATTATGTCTTCAACCTCGCCGGGACAAAAGGAGCTGTTTCGACGGGGAAAGCCAGGGCTGCCAGTTTTTTTGTTCCCCATCTCATTTTTAACACCCTCCTTATGGAGGCAGCAAGGGTATGGGATGTTGAGAGGTATCTCTATACGAGCACTATTGGCATCTATCCTTCTGCAAATGAACCTAAAAAAGAAGGCATTGCATGGAATGGCCCCCCTCATCACACGAACCTGTTCGCAGGCTGGGCCAAAAAGATGGGGGAGCTTCAGGCAGAAAGTTATAAAATAGAATTCGGATGGAGTAATATAGCCATTGTCAGACCAGCCAATGTTTATGGCCCTTTTGATTATTTTGATCCCTCATCTGCAATGGTTGTTCCCTCTTTAATCAGGCGTGCGGTAAAAAAGGAAGACCCTTTCACTGTGTGGGGAGATGGTTCAGCAGTTAGAGATTTTGTGTTTGCCGATGATGTGGCCGAGGGAATTCTATTGGCATTTGAAAAGGCAGCCGATTGTACCCCAATAAACCTTGGTTCCGGTATGGGAGTCACTATTAAGGAGCTTGTAGATATTATATCATCCTATATTCCGGGATTAAATGTCCGGTGGGATACATCAAAACCTGTCGGTGAGTATATGAGAGTGCTTGATATAACAAGGGCCAGGGGAAAAATTGGATACAATCCCAGGGTATCTCTGAAGGATGGAATTGCTAAAACCATTGAATGGTATCGGGAAAACATGAATAAATTGCCACAGCATTATAATGTATTTCATAAAAAAGCGCTCATTGCTTGA